From Synoicihabitans lomoniglobus, the proteins below share one genomic window:
- a CDS encoding efflux RND transporter permease subunit, which yields MINRLIHWSLHNRFLVVSAFIAVCAWGVVALQRVPIDAIPDLSENQVIVYADWPGRSPQEVEDQISYPLSVNLQGLAGVRTVRASSMFGFSFLTVIFNDDVENYFARTRVLERLNSIGDTLPNGVTARLGPDATGLGWIYQYYLNDQSGTQDLGSLRTLQDTFIRYQLAAVPGVAEVASIGGHVQQFEIEVSSARLRQYDATLGEVLDAVAASNRNVGGKTIEENGAEFVVRGVGLIESIEDLELIPVQARAGTPLLLRDVATVRIGGAFRRGALDVNGREVVGGIVVMRYGENAYQVIQDVKARIAALAKGLPDGLTIEPFYDRSSLIERAIDTLKGALTEEILLVTLAHIIFLFHFRSILIVTLPLPASILISFILMDRFGIPSHIMSLTGIAISIGVLVDAAIVMTENVIRHCEQALAAKREPDAKLTPAEIFDLTLTAAQQVARPIVFSMGIIILAFVPVFLLGGQEGKLFHPLAFTKSFALIGATVLAVTAVPVFCTLLVRGPFRQEDNNVLMRTLLRIYEPVLNAALRHRVVVLGCAVVLLLAALTLSFGLPRAVNARLPDTIARHTQGFGREFMPPLEEGDLLFMPVLLPANSLSEVKRIMAWQDEVMSQHPEVVRVAGKLGRADTATDPAPVEMIETTITLKPKADWRPGVTKQQIVDELSGLLTQVPGYVPGFLMPIENRILMTSTGIRGQVGVKIFGDDLDALQRKAFEIEKVVAAVPGAVGVAPSRVQGKPYLEIRLKREAMARYGLRADNVLQLAEIGIGGTVASTTIKGRERWPIQVRLDAADRLDIETLGDLPLPTPSGAIIRLSQVAEVVRVLGPSEIASENGRLRVFVQANVQDRDLGSFVDEIKQRIEAEITLGPGMTITYAGQYENQLRARNTLRVMVPAVLVIIFLMLTMTFRSAAEAAHVILAVPFALTGGVFLQWWLGYPFSVAVWVGYIALFGTAIQTGVVMVVYLEESVAAARAAHGRELTLPELTTAVVAGAKLRLRPKVMTVATTVASLTPLFWLDRSGVEVMRPIAAPVVGGMISSLLHILIVTPVIFLWLRRPRTRN from the coding sequence ATGATTAACCGCCTCATCCATTGGTCCCTGCACAACCGCTTTCTGGTGGTAAGTGCGTTCATCGCCGTATGCGCCTGGGGCGTGGTCGCGCTCCAGCGGGTGCCGATCGACGCGATTCCTGATCTCTCGGAAAACCAAGTCATTGTCTACGCCGATTGGCCCGGTCGATCTCCTCAAGAGGTTGAGGACCAAATCAGCTATCCGCTTTCGGTAAATCTCCAAGGCCTCGCTGGCGTGCGCACGGTCCGAGCGTCGTCGATGTTCGGGTTCTCGTTTCTCACCGTCATCTTCAACGACGACGTCGAAAACTACTTCGCCCGCACCCGCGTGCTCGAACGGCTCAACTCCATCGGCGACACGCTCCCGAACGGCGTCACCGCTCGCCTCGGCCCCGATGCCACTGGCCTCGGTTGGATCTATCAATACTACCTCAACGATCAATCCGGCACGCAGGACCTCGGCTCGTTGCGCACGTTGCAGGATACGTTCATCCGCTACCAACTCGCCGCCGTGCCGGGCGTCGCCGAAGTCGCCTCCATCGGCGGGCACGTGCAACAGTTCGAGATCGAAGTGTCATCCGCTCGCCTGCGCCAATACGACGCCACCCTCGGCGAAGTGCTCGACGCTGTCGCCGCCAGCAACCGCAACGTCGGCGGCAAGACCATCGAGGAAAACGGCGCGGAGTTCGTGGTGCGCGGCGTCGGTCTGATCGAGTCGATTGAGGATCTGGAACTCATCCCCGTGCAGGCCCGCGCAGGCACCCCGCTGCTGCTGCGTGATGTCGCCACCGTGCGCATCGGCGGCGCGTTCCGGCGCGGCGCGCTCGACGTCAACGGCCGCGAGGTCGTCGGCGGCATTGTCGTCATGCGCTACGGCGAGAACGCGTATCAGGTTATTCAGGACGTCAAGGCTCGCATCGCGGCCTTGGCCAAAGGATTGCCCGACGGCCTGACCATCGAACCGTTCTATGATCGCAGTTCGCTGATCGAGCGCGCCATCGATACGCTCAAGGGCGCGCTCACCGAGGAAATCCTGTTGGTCACGCTCGCCCACATCATCTTCCTGTTTCACTTCCGCAGCATCCTGATCGTCACGCTGCCGCTGCCCGCTTCGATCCTGATCTCGTTCATTCTCATGGATCGGTTCGGCATTCCGTCGCACATCATGTCGCTGACCGGTATTGCCATCTCCATCGGCGTGCTGGTCGACGCCGCCATCGTGATGACCGAAAACGTCATTCGCCATTGTGAACAAGCCCTCGCGGCCAAGCGCGAACCCGACGCCAAACTCACGCCCGCCGAAATCTTCGACCTCACCCTCACGGCCGCCCAACAAGTCGCCCGGCCGATCGTGTTTTCGATGGGCATCATCATTCTCGCCTTCGTGCCGGTGTTTCTGCTCGGCGGTCAGGAAGGCAAACTGTTCCACCCGCTCGCGTTCACCAAATCCTTCGCGCTGATCGGTGCCACGGTGCTCGCCGTCACGGCCGTGCCGGTGTTCTGCACCCTGTTGGTGCGCGGTCCCTTTCGTCAGGAAGACAACAACGTGCTCATGCGCACGCTGCTGCGCATTTACGAACCCGTGCTCAACGCCGCGCTCCGCCATCGCGTGGTCGTGCTGGGCTGCGCCGTCGTGCTGCTTCTGGCGGCGCTCACCCTGAGCTTTGGTTTACCCCGCGCCGTCAATGCGCGGCTGCCCGATACGATCGCCCGTCATACCCAAGGCTTCGGTCGTGAATTCATGCCGCCGCTGGAAGAAGGCGACCTGCTCTTCATGCCGGTGCTGCTGCCCGCCAACTCGCTCTCCGAGGTGAAACGTATCATGGCGTGGCAGGACGAGGTCATGAGCCAACATCCCGAGGTCGTGCGCGTCGCCGGCAAACTCGGGCGCGCCGACACCGCCACCGATCCGGCCCCGGTCGAGATGATCGAAACCACCATCACTTTGAAACCGAAGGCGGACTGGCGCCCCGGCGTGACCAAGCAACAGATCGTCGACGAACTCTCCGGCCTGCTCACGCAAGTGCCCGGCTACGTGCCCGGCTTTCTCATGCCGATTGAGAACCGCATTCTCATGACCAGCACCGGCATTCGCGGCCAGGTGGGCGTCAAAATCTTCGGCGACGATCTCGACGCTTTGCAGCGCAAAGCCTTCGAAATCGAAAAAGTCGTGGCCGCCGTGCCCGGCGCGGTCGGCGTCGCGCCTTCTCGCGTGCAGGGTAAACCGTATCTCGAAATCCGCCTCAAACGCGAGGCCATGGCGCGCTACGGCCTGCGCGCCGACAACGTCCTTCAACTCGCCGAAATCGGTATCGGCGGCACCGTTGCAAGCACGACCATCAAAGGTCGCGAACGCTGGCCCATCCAGGTCCGCCTCGACGCCGCCGATCGCCTCGACATCGAAACCCTCGGCGATCTCCCCTTGCCGACGCCGAGTGGCGCGATCATCCGCTTGTCCCAAGTGGCCGAGGTTGTGCGCGTCCTGGGACCAAGTGAAATCGCCTCCGAAAACGGACGCCTCCGTGTCTTTGTGCAGGCGAACGTGCAGGACCGCGACCTCGGCTCGTTCGTCGACGAAATCAAACAACGCATCGAAGCCGAGATCACGCTCGGCCCGGGCATGACGATCACTTACGCCGGCCAATACGAAAACCAACTACGCGCCCGCAACACGCTGCGCGTCATGGTGCCGGCGGTGCTCGTGATCATCTTTCTCATGCTCACGATGACGTTCCGCTCCGCCGCCGAAGCCGCGCACGTCATCCTCGCCGTGCCCTTCGCGCTGACCGGCGGCGTGTTTTTGCAATGGTGGCTGGGATACCCGTTTTCGGTCGCGGTGTGGGTCGGCTACATCGCGCTGTTCGGCACCGCGATCCAGACCGGCGTCGTCATGGTGGTATATTTGGAGGAAAGCGTTGCCGCCGCCCGGGCCGCCCACGGCCGCGAGCTCACGTTGCCCGAACTCACCACCGCCGTGGTGGCGGGAGCCAAACTCCGGCTGCGCCCGAAAGTCATGACGGTCGCGACGACGGTCGCTTCGCTCACCCCGCTCTTCTGGCTCGATCGCAGTGGCGTCGAAGTCATGCGCCCCATCGCCGCTCCGGTCGTCGGCGGCATGATCTCCAGCCTGCTCCACATCCTCATCGTGACCCCGGTTATCTTCCTCTGGCTGCGGCGGCCACGCACCCGTAACTAA
- a CDS encoding glutamine amidotransferase-related protein produces MTTRPSSRVIVLVGDRDDTVTAHPAIERSLQAAGATWQWLPTTQVGNPAATLPAAAGVWCVPASPYRSTTGALNAIQFARENRIPFLGTCGGFQHLLLECARDRCGAAENAHAEIDGEAEDPVCVPLSCSLREALGTVRFTPGSQLAALLGTRCADVGYNCGFSLSPAWQPRLEAVGLRFTGFDEANGEIRAGEFAPHPFCIGTLFQPERAILRGDVHPLVTAFVAATKEIRGDSVSSA; encoded by the coding sequence ATGACCACCCGCCCATCCTCACGCGTCATAGTGCTCGTCGGCGATCGCGATGACACCGTCACCGCCCATCCGGCCATCGAACGCTCGCTGCAAGCCGCAGGCGCGACGTGGCAGTGGTTGCCCACGACTCAGGTGGGCAACCCCGCCGCGACTCTCCCGGCCGCCGCCGGCGTGTGGTGCGTGCCCGCCAGCCCATATCGCTCCACCACCGGCGCGCTTAACGCGATCCAGTTTGCGCGTGAAAACCGCATCCCCTTTCTCGGCACCTGCGGTGGCTTTCAACACCTGTTGCTCGAATGCGCCCGCGACCGGTGCGGCGCCGCCGAGAACGCCCACGCCGAGATCGATGGCGAGGCCGAGGACCCGGTGTGCGTGCCATTGAGTTGCAGTCTGCGCGAAGCACTGGGCACCGTGCGATTCACTCCCGGCAGTCAACTCGCCGCGTTGTTGGGCACTCGCTGCGCCGATGTCGGCTACAATTGCGGCTTCAGCCTGTCTCCCGCCTGGCAACCAAGGCTGGAAGCGGTCGGTCTCCGATTCACCGGCTTTGATGAAGCCAACGGCGAGATCCGCGCCGGGGAGTTCGCGCCCCATCCGTTCTGCATCGGCACGCTGTTTCAGCCCGAACGGGCCATATTGCGGGGCGACGTGCATCCCTTGGTCACGGCTTTTGTCGCCGCGACCAAAGAAATCCGAGGGGACAGCGTTTCGTCGGCGTAA
- a CDS encoding sensor histidine kinase, whose product MPPAPVPVPSSSPSSRDAGRRTEWRITALLIAVSLVVGIAFTWPLLRFIDVDAGVAATLVAVGWSPWAFLAVIIIALARVAPLDHDRWRRTLPIHLAACATLALGGYLSSDWIRETRIHNWPRLTPTRPARMVSLSSETVSRPRTEVSPAPATERAPEAFASGPRGGPSWPPERTATGETRAFVDGRHMRFFSGEFPEPDPQSLAVVMTIRSLGSGLIVPFYILLLAVAQAMRNHRRALDTAQAAAESTHLLTQARLQALQSQLQPHFLFNTLNAITSYISTAPRQAEEMVCALSDLLRRVLTLSQQHEVTLTEELELVDLYLCIQRHRFGDRLDFAPHIDRRLLDAAVPPLVLQPIVENAIVHGLDRATTPGKIELRAEQIGDQLRLTLIDHHRSTTTAKAGSSRPGVGLANVRNRLATLYGDAASLHAQPRTEGGYFTEINLPLHPCHDPTCESS is encoded by the coding sequence ATGCCTCCTGCTCCCGTTCCCGTTCCCTCTTCCTCGCCGTCGTCCCGCGATGCCGGACGCCGCACGGAATGGAGAATCACGGCGCTGCTCATCGCGGTGTCACTGGTGGTGGGCATCGCCTTCACCTGGCCATTGTTGCGGTTCATCGATGTCGACGCCGGCGTCGCCGCCACGCTCGTCGCGGTCGGATGGAGTCCGTGGGCCTTCCTCGCCGTCATCATCATCGCGCTGGCCCGGGTCGCGCCGCTCGACCACGATCGGTGGCGCCGCACCCTGCCCATCCACCTCGCCGCTTGCGCGACCCTCGCACTGGGCGGATACCTTTCTTCGGACTGGATCCGGGAAACGCGGATTCACAATTGGCCCCGCCTGACCCCGACCCGGCCGGCCAGGATGGTTTCGCTCTCGTCGGAAACCGTCTCCCGGCCCCGCACCGAGGTTTCTCCTGCCCCGGCGACGGAGCGCGCCCCGGAGGCATTCGCCTCCGGACCTCGCGGCGGTCCCTCCTGGCCACCCGAACGGACGGCCACCGGCGAAACGAGGGCGTTTGTCGACGGACGGCACATGCGTTTTTTTAGCGGTGAATTCCCGGAACCCGACCCTCAGTCCCTCGCAGTGGTCATGACCATCCGTTCACTCGGCTCGGGTCTGATCGTGCCGTTCTATATCCTCTTACTCGCCGTCGCCCAAGCCATGCGCAATCACCGCCGGGCCCTCGACACCGCCCAAGCGGCGGCTGAGTCCACGCACCTGCTGACCCAGGCCCGGCTGCAAGCGCTGCAAAGCCAACTGCAGCCGCACTTCCTGTTCAACACCCTCAACGCCATCACCAGCTATATTTCCACCGCCCCACGTCAGGCCGAGGAAATGGTCTGCGCGCTCAGCGATCTGCTGCGCCGTGTATTGACTTTATCACAACAACACGAAGTCACGCTGACGGAGGAGCTCGAACTCGTTGACCTCTACCTGTGCATTCAGCGTCACCGCTTCGGCGATCGACTTGATTTCGCCCCGCACATCGACCGTCGACTCCTCGACGCGGCGGTGCCGCCGCTCGTGCTGCAACCGATCGTGGAAAATGCGATCGTGCACGGCCTCGATCGCGCCACGACTCCCGGCAAGATCGAACTGCGGGCCGAGCAGATCGGTGACCAACTACGCCTCACCCTCATCGACCACCACCGCTCGACCACGACGGCCAAAGCCGGTTCGAGCCGACCCGGGGTCGGACTGGCCAATGTGCGCAACCGTCTCGCGACCCTCTACGGCGACGCCGCCAGTCTGCACGCCCAACCCCGCACCGAAGGGGGCTACTTTACCGAGATCAATTTACCGCTTCATCCCTGCCACGACCCGACATGCGAATCCTCATAG
- a CDS encoding copper-translocating P-type ATPase, with protein MKNDEPDAHEIVYMGMPHERVLRPRFYLAVALTLPVLILAMGPMLIPAWSHGFPGLSHTTNGWLQLALSTPVFFWCGWFFIRRWWWSIVERDTNMFTLTVTGTGAAYGYSLVALIWGHHFPPALLTAHGVPLYFEATAFITTVVLLGQILEQRAHARTDAAIRSLMDLTPPIAHRIDSDGQETDVPLAAVQVGDRLRIRPGENLPVDGAVAGGRSEVDESMLTGEPEPVLKTVGDALSAGTVNTSGAMVMTARSVGEDTLLAKIIKLVEEAADSDPPIARLADRVSNVFVPTVGAIALISLASWWIWGGDQGWLWGLLNAVAVLVIACPCALGLATPVSIVTGIGRGAQAGVLVKDATALERLAHATTLLIDKTGTLTEGRPRVVAVEGDADTVLALAAAVESHSEHPLARAIVDAAQERALPVPASTDFHSEPGHGARATIDGAIIEVGRVSPDAHIAAHPHASLVAVKRGDALLGLIALEDRIKASTPAALRALHAHGIRVVMVTGDRASAARRIADELGLDAVHAEVTPARKQELVNEAKAQAIGQATIVFAGDGINDAPALAAADVGVAMGTGTDIAMNSAGLVLVRGDLAALAAAVTLARATLRNIKQNLFFAFFYNSLGLPLAAGLLYPLTGWLLHPMFAGVAMSLSSISVVTNALRLRRVRLN; from the coding sequence ATGAAAAACGACGAACCCGACGCCCACGAGATCGTCTACATGGGCATGCCGCACGAACGCGTGCTGCGGCCGCGGTTCTATCTGGCCGTCGCGTTGACGCTCCCGGTGCTGATTCTCGCCATGGGGCCGATGCTCATCCCGGCTTGGTCGCACGGTTTCCCCGGTCTATCCCACACCACCAATGGTTGGCTGCAACTGGCGCTCAGCACGCCGGTGTTTTTCTGGTGCGGCTGGTTTTTCATCCGGCGGTGGTGGTGGTCGATCGTCGAGCGCGACACCAACATGTTCACGCTCACCGTTACCGGCACGGGCGCCGCGTATGGCTACAGCCTCGTGGCCCTGATCTGGGGCCATCATTTTCCGCCCGCGCTGCTCACGGCGCACGGCGTGCCGCTGTATTTCGAAGCCACCGCGTTCATCACCACCGTGGTGCTGCTGGGACAGATTCTTGAGCAACGCGCCCACGCTCGCACCGACGCCGCGATTCGCAGTCTCATGGACCTCACGCCGCCCATTGCCCACCGGATCGATTCGGACGGACAGGAGACCGATGTGCCGCTCGCCGCGGTGCAGGTCGGCGACCGCCTGCGTATTCGGCCGGGCGAAAACCTGCCCGTCGACGGCGCGGTTGCCGGGGGTCGCAGCGAGGTCGACGAATCGATGCTGACCGGCGAACCCGAGCCCGTGCTCAAAACCGTCGGCGACGCGCTGAGCGCCGGCACGGTCAACACTTCCGGAGCCATGGTAATGACCGCTCGCTCGGTCGGCGAAGATACCTTGCTGGCCAAGATCATCAAACTGGTGGAGGAGGCAGCCGACAGCGACCCGCCCATCGCCCGACTCGCCGATCGGGTTTCGAATGTTTTCGTGCCCACCGTGGGCGCCATCGCGTTGATCTCGTTGGCGAGTTGGTGGATCTGGGGTGGCGACCAAGGCTGGCTCTGGGGGCTCCTCAATGCGGTCGCCGTGCTGGTCATCGCCTGCCCCTGCGCGCTGGGGCTCGCGACGCCCGTTTCGATTGTCACCGGCATCGGTCGCGGCGCTCAAGCCGGCGTGCTCGTCAAGGACGCGACCGCCCTTGAACGCCTTGCCCATGCCACCACTCTGCTCATCGACAAAACCGGCACCCTTACCGAAGGCCGGCCCCGGGTCGTGGCGGTGGAGGGTGATGCCGACACCGTTCTTGCCCTCGCCGCCGCCGTTGAATCTCACAGCGAACATCCACTCGCTCGCGCCATTGTCGACGCCGCCCAGGAACGTGCCCTCCCCGTTCCGGCCTCAACCGATTTTCACAGCGAACCCGGACACGGCGCCCGCGCCACCATCGACGGAGCAATCATCGAGGTGGGTCGCGTCAGCCCCGACGCGCACATTGCCGCGCATCCGCATGCTTCGCTCGTAGCCGTCAAACGGGGCGACGCGTTGCTCGGTCTTATCGCGTTGGAAGATCGCATCAAGGCCAGCACCCCCGCCGCACTACGCGCCCTCCACGCCCATGGAATTCGCGTGGTCATGGTCACCGGCGATCGCGCGTCCGCCGCGCGTCGGATCGCCGATGAGTTGGGACTCGACGCGGTGCATGCCGAAGTCACACCCGCGCGCAAACAAGAGCTCGTCAACGAGGCCAAGGCCCAGGCAATCGGTCAGGCCACCATCGTCTTTGCGGGCGACGGCATCAACGACGCCCCGGCCCTCGCGGCGGCGGATGTCGGGGTGGCCATGGGCACCGGCACGGACATCGCCATGAACAGCGCCGGACTCGTCCTCGTGCGCGGTGACCTCGCCGCACTTGCTGCCGCCGTAACGCTCGCCCGGGCGACCTTGCGCAACATCAAACAAAATCTGTTCTTCGCCTTCTTTTACAACAGCCTCGGCCTGCCACTCGCCGCCGGACTCCTCTATCCGCTCACCGGCTGGCTGCTGCACCCGATGTTTGCGGGCGTGGCGATGAGCCTCAGCTCCATCAGCGTCGTCACCAACGCCCTGCGCCTGCGCCGGGTGCGCCTTAACTGA
- a CDS encoding efflux RND transporter periplasmic adaptor subunit, which produces MNPPVRPSLPLFLVVTVVAVAAGYFFGRPSSDELADAGAAAASGSERTIKFYQSPMHPWITSDQPGRCTICGMALVAVYEGDAGFGDGETVKLSESTAAVIGVATAVAHETDLSRTLRVNGTFETDHTRHRVLTARVPGRIETLSVDQVGQIVAAGDPLATLYSTAMLTAQRIYLERLAVGTGAISASEISAARERLLDLGATDADIERLEQTRRPEAIVTVRAPFAGTVISRGEKAYAGAYVNEAESLFELGDLSTLWFVLDVYESDLDLLRVGQAVTVTPAGSSGDPRVGYISFIDPNLDAMTRTAKARVVMANPDGSLRHRQTATAQVTIPQGHALTVPRSAVLFTRAEPTVFVALPDQAYLPRTVTLGRATPDNFEITAGLQPGDRVVTRAALLLEGQAQLAAPMAMAAVDEMPMPHAEPAADIAALEPLIFAAADAAAVLANDDLTGYIETLPAVHAAWSAYMENAPDAADGPLAEKVNALIDGPTLKEAREPFELFSTEIADLARAAGLHHAGKVSIFQCPMSPVLGTGRWVQRTDELRNPFYGEMMLTCGEKLD; this is translated from the coding sequence ATGAATCCGCCCGTCCGCCCTTCCCTTCCCTTGTTTCTGGTCGTGACCGTGGTCGCGGTGGCGGCGGGTTATTTCTTCGGTCGGCCGTCGTCTGATGAGTTGGCCGACGCCGGTGCGGCCGCAGCGTCCGGCAGCGAACGCACGATCAAGTTCTACCAGAGCCCCATGCACCCATGGATCACGTCCGATCAGCCCGGACGTTGCACGATCTGCGGCATGGCGCTCGTCGCCGTCTACGAGGGCGATGCGGGTTTCGGGGACGGCGAGACGGTGAAACTCTCCGAATCCACCGCCGCCGTCATCGGTGTCGCCACCGCCGTCGCCCACGAAACCGATCTCTCCCGCACCTTGCGCGTGAACGGCACGTTTGAAACCGACCACACCCGGCATCGCGTGCTCACCGCCCGCGTGCCCGGCCGCATCGAGACGCTCTCCGTCGACCAAGTCGGCCAGATCGTCGCCGCCGGTGACCCCCTCGCCACGCTCTACAGCACCGCGATGTTGACCGCCCAACGGATCTACCTCGAACGGCTGGCCGTGGGCACGGGCGCGATTTCGGCGTCCGAAATCTCCGCCGCGCGCGAACGCCTGCTCGACCTCGGGGCCACGGATGCCGACATCGAGCGACTGGAGCAAACGCGTCGGCCCGAAGCCATCGTGACCGTCCGTGCTCCCTTTGCCGGCACGGTCATTTCCCGGGGTGAAAAGGCCTACGCCGGAGCCTACGTGAACGAAGCTGAATCACTTTTCGAACTCGGCGACCTTTCGACGCTGTGGTTCGTGTTGGACGTCTACGAGAGTGACCTCGATCTGCTGCGCGTGGGCCAGGCCGTGACGGTCACACCCGCCGGTTCCTCCGGCGATCCGCGCGTGGGCTACATCTCCTTCATCGATCCCAATCTCGATGCCATGACCCGCACCGCCAAGGCCCGCGTCGTCATGGCTAATCCCGATGGCTCGTTGCGCCACCGCCAGACCGCGACCGCCCAGGTCACCATTCCGCAGGGCCACGCCCTCACCGTGCCGCGCAGCGCCGTGCTGTTCACGCGGGCCGAGCCGACCGTATTCGTCGCGCTGCCCGATCAGGCCTACCTGCCGCGCACCGTCACGCTGGGCCGAGCCACCCCCGACAACTTTGAAATCACCGCGGGCCTGCAACCCGGCGACCGCGTCGTGACGCGCGCCGCGTTGCTTTTGGAAGGACAAGCCCAACTGGCCGCGCCGATGGCCATGGCGGCCGTCGACGAGATGCCGATGCCCCACGCCGAACCCGCCGCCGACATCGCGGCCCTCGAACCCCTCATCTTCGCCGCCGCCGATGCCGCCGCCGTGTTGGCCAACGACGATCTGACCGGCTACATTGAAACGCTGCCCGCCGTTCACGCCGCGTGGTCGGCGTATATGGAAAATGCGCCCGATGCCGCCGACGGTCCCCTCGCCGAAAAGGTCAACGCCCTCATCGACGGCCCGACCCTCAAGGAAGCGCGTGAACCGTTTGAATTGTTCAGCACCGAAATCGCCGATTTGGCCCGCGCCGCCGGCCTGCATCACGCCGGGAAAGTCTCCATCTTCCAATGCCCCATGTCACCCGTGCTCGGCACCGGTCGCTGGGTCCAACGCACCGACGAGCTGCGCAATCCGTTCTACGGCGAGATGATGCTCACCTGCGGCGAAAAATTGGACTGA
- a CDS encoding LytR/AlgR family response regulator transcription factor: protein MRILIADDEAPARARLRELLAHENDIEIVGEYANGDDAIDGALTERPDLIFLDIEMPRTNGLDVLQEISRVMHPRVIFTTAHAESAVEAFNLEATDYLLKPFSRARFASALQRARRHVADAGVESDANSATTDRLLIKTGKGYRVVPAEDIISIQAAANYVVLRTADSKHIMRRTLSQLVAELCPRRFFRTSRSTVANLHHVREVSSTASGHQIVVLSDGNELPLTVGLRELQARLRNLA, encoded by the coding sequence ATGCGAATCCTCATAGCCGACGACGAAGCGCCCGCCCGGGCGCGACTGCGCGAACTACTCGCCCATGAAAACGATATCGAAATCGTGGGCGAATACGCCAACGGCGACGATGCCATCGACGGCGCTCTCACCGAACGACCCGATCTCATTTTTCTCGATATCGAAATGCCCCGCACCAACGGACTCGACGTCCTGCAGGAGATCAGTCGCGTGATGCATCCCCGGGTCATCTTCACCACGGCGCACGCCGAATCGGCAGTCGAAGCGTTCAATCTGGAGGCCACGGACTACCTGCTGAAACCGTTTTCCCGCGCCCGCTTCGCCTCCGCCTTGCAACGCGCCCGCCGTCACGTCGCCGATGCCGGAGTTGAATCCGATGCGAACAGCGCGACCACCGACCGGCTCCTCATCAAAACCGGCAAGGGTTATCGCGTCGTGCCCGCCGAAGACATTATTTCGATTCAGGCCGCCGCCAACTACGTCGTGCTGCGCACCGCCGACAGCAAACACATCATGCGGCGCACCCTCAGCCAGTTGGTGGCGGAGCTTTGTCCCCGCCGCTTCTTCCGCACCTCGCGGTCGACCGTCGCCAATCTCCATCACGTGCGGGAGGTATCCAGCACCGCCTCGGGCCACCAGATCGTGGTGCTGAGCGATGGCAACGAGCTCCCGCTCACGGTCGGGCTGCGCGAGCTGCAAGCCCGGCTGCGCAATCTCGCCTGA
- a CDS encoding S1C family serine protease: MNLPRSVLPLTLAALLASSGCTSLNLPSAQKRQASIDEAKALLGDDWNRIQQSIFVIFSDDAAFAPYDEFIDGKSIFRGLPETSRSGTAAAITTDGYLITDMHVLGQNVWVFGYIGEKMGFLRARIVHEEATEEYGSEVALLHIEGLSCPAISLGRITPELERVIAVGTHREGPLNIEPLAGRLTTPPMLPVDGKSVVLRSDLPFKPGDSGGPLLTVDGDLIGVNNSWVRPWHSLKITSLSCAPDPDTIRGIIEEDRRRPSKTKPSL, encoded by the coding sequence ATGAATTTACCCCGCTCCGTTTTACCGCTCACTCTCGCCGCTTTACTGGCCTCAAGCGGATGCACGTCGCTCAACCTTCCTTCGGCCCAGAAACGCCAAGCCTCCATCGACGAAGCCAAGGCATTGTTGGGCGACGATTGGAACCGTATTCAGCAATCCATCTTCGTCATATTCAGCGACGACGCGGCTTTCGCTCCTTATGACGAATTCATCGATGGAAAATCGATCTTTCGCGGGCTTCCCGAAACATCCCGCAGCGGCACCGCCGCCGCCATCACGACAGATGGCTATCTGATCACCGACATGCATGTGCTGGGTCAAAATGTTTGGGTCTTCGGTTACATTGGTGAGAAAATGGGGTTCCTCCGTGCTCGGATCGTGCATGAGGAGGCGACCGAGGAATACGGTAGTGAAGTGGCCCTGCTCCATATCGAAGGCCTCTCCTGCCCCGCGATTTCGCTCGGTCGCATCACTCCGGAACTCGAGCGTGTGATCGCCGTCGGCACGCATCGGGAAGGCCCACTTAACATCGAGCCACTGGCCGGCCGTCTCACTACACCGCCCATGCTTCCGGTCGACGGTAAAAGCGTCGTGCTGCGCTCGGATCTTCCCTTCAAGCCCGGTGATAGCGGCGGTCCGTTGCTGACGGTCGATGGCGACCTGATCGGGGTGAACAACAGTTGGGTGCGGCCGTGGCACTCGCTCAAAATCACCAGCCTGTCCTGCGCTCCCGATCCTGATACGATTCGTGGTATCATTGAGGAAGACCGGCGGCGCCCGTCCAAGACCAAGCCATCGCTGTAA